A stretch of the Synechocystis sp. PCC 7338 genome encodes the following:
- a CDS encoding tetratricopeptide repeat protein, with translation MASPHLFSWPQRFTVMALTVAWGLSLPVLAQTKSAVQWYNDGVDKLAAQNFSGAIADFTESIKLNDQDADAYYNRGYAKHVLGQYQAAITDYNQAISLNPQFAYALGNRCYAYFLLSQYDKAIQDCSSAIEINSNYADFYVYRGNSQSQLGNETTAIADYNDAIRINAQHANAYYNRALTYNRLKQDQQALADYNQTIQLDPNTAEAYFNRGLTQYRLGDEPKAIADLTKAASLFNAQGKGDMAQKAEAILTQIRAIEA, from the coding sequence ATGGCATCCCCACATCTTTTTTCCTGGCCCCAACGCTTCACTGTAATGGCTTTGACCGTTGCCTGGGGTCTAAGCTTGCCGGTGTTGGCCCAAACCAAATCAGCGGTGCAATGGTACAACGACGGGGTCGATAAATTGGCGGCCCAAAATTTCTCCGGGGCGATCGCCGATTTTACAGAATCCATTAAACTCAATGACCAGGATGCCGATGCTTATTACAACCGGGGCTATGCCAAACACGTTTTGGGACAGTACCAAGCAGCCATTACGGACTACAACCAGGCCATTAGTTTAAATCCCCAATTTGCCTATGCCCTGGGTAACCGCTGTTACGCCTACTTTTTATTAAGTCAGTACGACAAAGCTATTCAAGATTGCAGTAGTGCCATCGAAATTAATTCCAATTACGCAGATTTTTACGTTTATCGAGGTAATTCCCAGTCCCAATTAGGCAACGAAACCACGGCGATCGCCGACTATAACGACGCCATCCGCATTAATGCCCAGCATGCCAATGCCTATTACAACCGGGCGCTGACCTATAACCGCCTCAAGCAAGACCAACAGGCCCTAGCGGACTATAACCAAACCATCCAGTTGGATCCCAATACCGCTGAAGCCTATTTCAACCGGGGCTTAACCCAATACCGTTTGGGGGACGAACCCAAGGCGATCGCCGATCTGACCAAGGCGGCCTCGTTGTTTAATGCCCAGGGGAAAGGGGATATGGCCCAAAAAGCGGAGGCTATCCTGACCCAAATCCGGGCTATTGAGGCTTAG
- a CDS encoding transposase: MGILLGIMRDMPRSLMGTRAYDFDSVYRGTRLNYAGAMSLSGILCLKLLPKSMNGELFIDFVKEELIPQLWEGAVVVMDNLNAHKVQGVKEMIEASGAKVIYLPRYSPDFNPIEHFWWELKAFIRRFRPQDKESVENLAAIGIILNSTTIRRNYFTHCCYYYT, from the coding sequence ATGGGCATCTTACTGGGAATTATGCGAGATATGCCGAGAAGTCTTATGGGAACTAGAGCCTATGACTTTGATTCTGTCTACAGGGGCACCCGTCTCAACTATGCAGGAGCGATGAGTTTGTCGGGGATTTTATGCTTAAAATTATTACCTAAATCTATGAATGGAGAACTGTTCATAGATTTTGTCAAAGAAGAACTCATCCCACAACTCTGGGAAGGTGCTGTCGTTGTTATGGACAATCTCAATGCTCATAAAGTTCAAGGAGTCAAAGAAATGATCGAAGCGTCAGGAGCCAAGGTGATTTATTTACCACGCTACTCCCCAGATTTTAATCCCATTGAACATTTTTGGTGGGAACTCAAGGCTTTTATTCGGAGATTTAGACCTCAAGACAAAGAATCTGTTGAAAACTTAGCAGCAATCGGCATTATCTTAAATTCTACCACAATTAGACGGAACTATTTTACTCATTGTTGCTACTATTACACTTAG
- the nblB gene encoding phycobilisome degradation protein NblB — MSDSLTSIKALLDSDSFSDKVRGLNQLRALEPAQAFPLLKPLVNDANPRIRYAAVSQLDPVGRADLEQSLQLLRDRLFNDPEIDVQSVAADVIGGLKLTAAYPDLQKAYEETPEWLLQMSIVATLGEMGDSRGFDLLKIALGSENSLIRTAAISALGELGNPDAFPLLVPLAQDEDWQVRYRLALAVGHLEHPDRQSLLQQLAQDKAEQVASTARELLAA; from the coding sequence ATGAGTGATTCTCTCACCTCCATCAAAGCATTACTGGATTCGGATAGTTTTAGTGATAAAGTCCGGGGTTTGAATCAACTGCGGGCTCTGGAGCCAGCCCAGGCTTTTCCCTTATTGAAACCTTTGGTCAACGATGCCAATCCCCGCATTCGCTATGCCGCTGTTAGTCAATTGGATCCGGTAGGTAGGGCTGATTTAGAACAATCATTGCAACTGCTGCGCGATCGCCTATTTAACGATCCAGAAATTGACGTGCAATCGGTGGCGGCGGATGTGATTGGAGGACTGAAGTTAACCGCTGCCTATCCTGACTTGCAAAAAGCCTATGAAGAAACCCCTGAATGGCTCTTACAGATGAGCATTGTGGCCACCCTAGGGGAAATGGGGGATAGCCGGGGCTTCGACCTACTGAAGATCGCCCTTGGTTCCGAGAATAGTTTGATTCGCACTGCGGCCATCAGTGCCCTAGGAGAACTGGGGAACCCCGATGCCTTTCCCCTGTTGGTGCCCCTAGCCCAGGACGAAGACTGGCAAGTGCGTTACCGGTTGGCCCTGGCGGTGGGTCATCTGGAGCATCCCGATCGCCAAAGCTTACTGCAACAGTTGGCCCAGGATAAGGCGGAACAGGTAGCCAGCACAGCCCGGGAATTATTGGCCGCCTAG
- the pheA gene encoding prephenate dehydratase, whose product MSPLVVAHLGPRGTNTETVALVYGEQHQGRTGQEVEFLPCPSIGKTLEAAAQGLVDVAIVPVENSTEGGIAITLDGLWAAENLKIQQELVLPITHVLLSRGKLLEDLTRVVSHPQALGQCQKWLGAHLPQVSLVPANSTTEAIQIIGDDPTAAAIASPRAATLFDLPVLHTNIQDYPDNCTRFWAISSQGQLDGSHTTLAFSVPLNMPGALVNPLKLLAERNINLSRIESRPTKRSLGEYVFFMDLEASQTEPRLQEALEKLKQYTEVLKIFGSYPTKVLQLVDLQHFHPPGWSSPS is encoded by the coding sequence ATGTCGCCATTGGTCGTTGCACATTTGGGGCCAAGGGGAACCAACACGGAAACCGTCGCCCTGGTTTATGGGGAACAGCACCAGGGGCGCACTGGGCAGGAGGTGGAATTTTTGCCTTGTCCCAGTATTGGCAAAACCCTAGAGGCGGCGGCCCAGGGCTTAGTGGATGTGGCGATCGTGCCGGTGGAAAATTCGACGGAGGGGGGCATTGCCATTACTCTGGACGGCCTTTGGGCGGCGGAAAATTTGAAGATACAACAGGAATTGGTGCTGCCCATCACCCATGTTTTGCTCAGCCGGGGAAAACTTCTAGAAGATCTGACTAGGGTTGTGTCCCATCCCCAGGCCTTGGGGCAATGCCAGAAATGGTTGGGAGCCCATCTTCCCCAGGTGAGTTTAGTGCCGGCCAACTCCACCACCGAAGCGATTCAGATTATTGGCGATGACCCCACGGCGGCAGCGATCGCCTCTCCTAGGGCCGCCACCCTCTTTGATCTCCCTGTACTACACACAAACATCCAGGACTATCCCGACAACTGCACCCGCTTTTGGGCGATCAGCTCCCAGGGCCAATTGGATGGCAGTCACACCACCCTAGCCTTCAGTGTTCCCCTAAATATGCCGGGAGCGTTGGTGAACCCCCTAAAATTATTGGCTGAAAGAAATATCAACCTTAGCCGCATCGAATCCCGCCCCACTAAAAGGTCTTTGGGGGAATATGTTTTCTTTATGGATTTAGAAGCCAGCCAAACGGAACCCAGGCTCCAGGAAGCCTTAGAAAAACTAAAGCAGTACACGGAAGTGCTAAAAATTTTTGGCAGCTACCCCACAAAAGTCCTACAATTGGTCGACCTCCAGCATTTTCACCCACCGGGTTGGTCCAGCCCATCCTAA
- a CDS encoding transposase, whose product MVKTYEGGQTSIRKVAKQFQVSKTTVQDLLKLKRETGQVCPKAPSGGKPSQLMGREEQGIAMVAEHPDYTLSEYCELWLERTGIKISESTMCRFLQTLRLTRKKTKRNRKASSEEVQQERNIGI is encoded by the coding sequence ATAGTCAAGACCTATGAAGGCGGTCAAACCTCGATTAGAAAAGTAGCAAAGCAGTTTCAAGTGAGCAAAACAACGGTACAGGATTTGCTTAAACTAAAACGAGAAACGGGACAAGTTTGTCCAAAAGCTCCAAGTGGAGGGAAACCTAGTCAGCTGATGGGGAGAGAAGAGCAGGGTATAGCAATGGTGGCAGAACATCCCGATTATACTCTTTCAGAATACTGTGAGCTATGGCTAGAAAGAACTGGTATTAAAATTAGCGAATCTACCATGTGTCGCTTCTTACAAACCCTGAGATTAACACGAAAAAAAACAAAAAGGAATCGCAAAGCTAGCTCAGAAGAAGTTCAACAAGAAAGGAATATTGGCATTTAA
- the lptC gene encoding LPS export ABC transporter periplasmic protein LptC has translation MLTSFFLPLRRCSSVLWGGLLLSTLMLSSCAPPDPLEQRSQAPPPKEESSLTLNNATLEQANAKGQTVWKIQVEEARYSVDGKNATLVNVKGDFYEDGKVVLQVKADKGEIIEDGKALFLRENIVALDPRNKAVLRAQEVEWQTESSILTARQNLKGEHPDLTVTAKEGRYETKEEKLIVSGDVVAVTEHNTKDQNQPKDPRRLELKTDRITWEIKNNRVFGDRPLTLVRFVDQTATDEVKSDQAELLLKQQLVHLAGLNQFKSVEPPLQIAAEPISWYYLTRFVTTDKPISIVDYKQQITVRGNRGAVNLAVGIAKLEQGTNTTSQEQQSQLYADELTYNFGPQTLQAKGNIIYEQQKGVKFNLTGDVAQGSLPDNNVVVTSTSSERVVTEIFPNQ, from the coding sequence TTGCTAACTTCATTTTTTTTGCCCCTACGTCGTTGCTCCTCCGTTTTATGGGGAGGATTACTCCTTAGCACATTGATGTTAAGCAGTTGTGCGCCCCCCGATCCCCTAGAACAACGCAGTCAAGCTCCACCCCCCAAGGAAGAAAGTAGTCTTACCCTCAATAACGCCACCCTAGAACAGGCCAACGCGAAAGGGCAAACGGTCTGGAAAATTCAGGTGGAGGAAGCTCGCTATAGCGTTGATGGCAAGAATGCCACTTTGGTCAATGTGAAGGGGGATTTTTATGAGGATGGCAAAGTAGTGCTCCAAGTGAAAGCGGATAAGGGGGAAATTATTGAAGACGGCAAAGCCCTATTCCTGCGAGAGAACATTGTTGCCCTTGATCCCCGTAATAAGGCTGTGTTGCGGGCTCAGGAAGTGGAATGGCAAACCGAATCTAGCATTCTTACCGCTCGACAAAACCTGAAGGGGGAACACCCTGATTTGACCGTAACCGCCAAAGAGGGACGCTATGAAACGAAGGAAGAAAAGTTAATTGTTTCCGGCGATGTGGTAGCAGTAACCGAGCACAATACCAAAGACCAAAATCAGCCCAAAGATCCCCGTCGCTTGGAACTCAAAACCGACAGAATAACCTGGGAAATTAAAAACAACCGGGTTTTTGGGGATCGCCCGTTGACCCTAGTGCGCTTTGTGGATCAAACTGCCACCGACGAAGTCAAAAGCGACCAGGCAGAATTGTTACTGAAACAGCAGTTGGTACATTTGGCAGGCTTAAATCAGTTTAAATCCGTTGAACCACCATTACAAATTGCCGCTGAGCCCATTAGTTGGTACTATCTAACTCGTTTTGTGACCACCGATAAGCCGATCAGTATTGTGGATTATAAGCAACAAATTACAGTGCGGGGTAACCGGGGAGCCGTCAATCTGGCCGTCGGGATAGCCAAACTAGAACAAGGCACTAATACCACAAGCCAAGAACAACAATCCCAACTGTATGCCGATGAGTTAACTTACAATTTTGGTCCCCAAACGTTGCAGGCTAAGGGCAACATTATTTACGAGCAACAGAAGGGAGTGAAATTTAACCTCACTGGGGATGTGGCCCAGGGTTCTTTACCTGACAATAATGTGGTGGTAACTAGTACTAGCTCGGAAAGGGTGGTGACAGAGATTTTTCCCAATCAGTGA
- a CDS encoding DUF2288 domain-containing protein produces the protein MTDIQKQLQEELAPMDWGTIIPHAKRDAVIVVDGSLDLLSVGLAIAKDEVNQVNHWISELLIHKPTEQELTDWNDQPEREFQTLIVQPYVLVQAC, from the coding sequence ATGACCGATATTCAAAAACAGTTACAAGAAGAATTGGCCCCCATGGATTGGGGCACCATCATTCCCCATGCCAAAAGGGATGCGGTGATTGTAGTGGATGGGAGTTTAGATTTGCTCTCCGTCGGCCTGGCGATCGCCAAGGATGAAGTTAACCAGGTCAATCATTGGATTAGTGAATTACTGATCCATAAGCCCACGGAACAGGAATTAACCGATTGGAATGATCAGCCGGAACGGGAATTTCAAACTCTAATTGTCCAACCCTATGTGTTAGTGCAAGCCTGTTGA
- a CDS encoding J domain-containing protein, with amino-acid sequence MSSNSYSSQSRPRPGGFPSPFADSYYGVLELHPAASPVAIRRAYRELSKRYHPDTTLLTPDIATVKFQRLNEAYAVLSNPDRRSVYDLQIGYSRCNVIQVPPDRPQGQNSATSTTLGKNSAYLDASDRPLSAGEFFALALLGLTLGGCLALALLIAWLRGDQLVIPSLLPWFINLG; translated from the coding sequence GTGTCTTCTAATTCCTATTCCAGCCAATCTCGACCCAGGCCAGGGGGATTTCCTTCCCCTTTTGCGGATAGCTATTACGGTGTGTTGGAACTACACCCCGCCGCTTCTCCGGTGGCCATCCGTCGAGCCTATCGAGAGTTGAGCAAGCGTTACCATCCAGACACCACCCTGTTGACCCCGGACATTGCCACGGTCAAATTTCAACGTTTGAATGAGGCCTATGCTGTTTTGAGCAATCCCGATCGCCGTTCTGTGTATGATTTGCAAATCGGCTATTCCCGGTGCAATGTGATTCAGGTACCGCCGGATCGACCCCAGGGGCAAAATTCGGCTACATCGACAACCCTAGGGAAAAATTCAGCCTACTTGGATGCCAGCGATCGCCCTTTGTCGGCGGGGGAGTTTTTTGCGTTGGCCCTGTTGGGCTTAACCCTGGGGGGATGTTTAGCCTTGGCCCTGTTGATTGCCTGGTTGAGGGGAGATCAATTGGTAATTCCCAGCTTGTTACCATGGTTCATCAACCTTGGGTAA
- a CDS encoding MASE1 domain-containing protein yields MSDAIPQSSRHLGTLKHREILSCGGSVIMDKQGYWFPIHRRELVRWIKGSGSASFLQSPLLHNVLLNLLVALFYVVGIKLSDQLVSTLLPGRIAPVWFPSALTFGVFFHFGHWVTPGIILGSVLGLVSVLSTFDPPPSIGQFLVLETAFAVANTLQPFVGDLWLKRKLRSLAQRESVPVIKNGDSIQDPLAIINPFQRVSTTIAFVQGAVIGPFLSAVIGVSTLLFLGIVARENFLYSWITWWSNSVLAIIVFTPVLINIRFYRFHRHHLFNTKLIISIFLTVLVWFLSFYHSYPLAYMFLPLILFVVFHFGDFFASVFVAFFAFFAIFATAQGQGVFNYDSGNNSIIFLQMFTAVISMTALFFSAIIQEKKTAQQILYQAVRSLENEVQKRTDKLTAVNKSLELANVELNKLAHIDSLTHIPNRRYFEQQFAAEWQIFLQRGQRLTVMMVDVDHFKLYNDHYGHGRGDICLTEIAQILQSCIRQPGSDFVARYGGEEFVLVLPEVDQLGAIAIAQRIKAALQTPGIPHQAVDSAANVTCSIGIAVAYSGFEGDKETLLKQADQALYCAKQAGRNQYFLFNYAEV; encoded by the coding sequence ATGTCGGACGCTATACCGCAAAGCTCTCGACATCTTGGCACACTGAAGCATCGGGAAATTTTAAGCTGTGGGGGCAGTGTAATTATGGATAAACAGGGTTACTGGTTTCCTATCCATCGTCGCGAACTAGTCCGCTGGATTAAGGGTAGTGGCAGTGCGAGTTTTTTGCAGAGTCCTCTGCTCCATAATGTTCTTTTGAATCTTCTGGTAGCTCTGTTTTATGTTGTGGGAATTAAGCTGAGTGACCAGTTGGTTAGCACCCTACTACCAGGAAGAATTGCCCCTGTTTGGTTTCCCTCTGCCCTCACCTTTGGTGTGTTTTTTCACTTCGGCCATTGGGTTACTCCCGGCATTATTCTTGGCTCAGTATTGGGTTTAGTTTCAGTACTTTCCACCTTTGATCCGCCCCCCAGCATTGGTCAATTTCTTGTGCTGGAAACAGCTTTTGCTGTTGCCAATACTCTTCAACCCTTTGTGGGGGATCTATGGCTGAAAAGAAAGCTCAGATCATTGGCCCAAAGGGAGTCCGTTCCCGTTATCAAGAACGGTGACAGCATACAAGACCCCTTGGCCATTATCAATCCATTCCAAAGGGTTTCCACCACCATTGCTTTTGTCCAAGGGGCCGTCATTGGCCCATTTTTGTCAGCGGTTATTGGTGTTAGCACTTTACTATTTTTAGGCATTGTTGCTAGGGAAAATTTTCTCTATTCTTGGATAACTTGGTGGTCTAATAGTGTACTGGCAATCATTGTTTTCACGCCGGTATTAATTAATATTCGCTTTTATCGTTTTCATCGTCATCATTTGTTCAATACCAAGCTAATTATCTCGATTTTTTTAACAGTTTTAGTTTGGTTTTTATCGTTTTATCATTCCTACCCACTCGCCTATATGTTTTTGCCACTAATTCTATTTGTGGTTTTTCACTTTGGCGATTTCTTTGCTAGTGTTTTCGTTGCTTTCTTTGCCTTTTTTGCTATTTTTGCTACTGCCCAAGGTCAAGGTGTGTTCAACTATGACTCCGGTAATAATTCGATAATATTTCTACAGATGTTTACGGCGGTGATTTCCATGACGGCATTGTTTTTTTCTGCCATTATTCAAGAAAAGAAAACTGCCCAACAAATTCTCTACCAAGCAGTAAGAAGTTTAGAAAATGAAGTGCAAAAAAGAACTGACAAATTAACCGCCGTTAACAAATCCTTGGAGTTGGCCAATGTTGAACTCAATAAACTAGCCCACATTGATAGCCTAACCCATATTCCTAACCGTCGTTACTTTGAACAACAATTTGCCGCAGAATGGCAAATTTTCCTCCAGAGGGGCCAGCGCTTAACGGTGATGATGGTGGATGTGGATCATTTCAAGCTCTATAACGACCACTATGGCCATGGCCGGGGAGATATTTGCCTCACGGAGATTGCCCAAATATTGCAAAGTTGCATCCGTCAACCAGGGTCTGACTTTGTTGCCCGTTACGGAGGGGAAGAGTTTGTCCTAGTATTGCCGGAAGTGGACCAACTCGGGGCGATCGCCATTGCCCAAAGAATTAAAGCTGCCCTGCAAACCCCAGGTATTCCCCACCAAGCAGTGGATTCGGCCGCCAATGTCACCTGTAGTATTGGCATCGCAGTGGCCTATTCTGGATTTGAAGGTGACAAGGAAACACTGCTTAAACAAGCAGACCAAGCCTTGTATTGCGCCAAACAGGCGGGCAGGAATCAATATTTTCTCTTCAACTATGCCGAGGTGTGA
- a CDS encoding glycosyltransferase family 2 protein, which yields MFFSVVIPTYNRLPILEKCLRALEKQTFDQDLIAGYEIVVVDDGSTDGTLAWLEGHRQELLHVRPWEQDHQGPAAARNLGVNQAQGDTIIFIDSDLVVTEVFLQAHAEGLQRGKTQYNSDRVFTYGAVVNTCNFDAPESEPYKLTDYSAAFFATGNVAIAKQWLLEAGLFDTGFQLYGWEDLELGVRLKNLGLKLVKCPRAVGYHWHPPFSLQQIPKLIDQEVQRGRMGVLFYQKHPTWEVRLMIQMTRLHWLLWGLLSLGGRLNEKTMAPLLQWFIDHGRPQLALEIARIFLNWYNVQGVYAAFAESQSSH from the coding sequence ATGTTTTTTAGTGTTGTCATTCCCACCTATAACCGTTTGCCGATCCTGGAAAAATGCCTACGGGCCCTGGAAAAACAGACTTTTGACCAAGATTTAATCGCAGGCTATGAAATTGTGGTGGTGGATGACGGCTCCACCGATGGCACCCTAGCTTGGCTGGAAGGACATCGCCAGGAATTGCTCCACGTGCGGCCATGGGAGCAGGATCACCAAGGCCCCGCCGCCGCCCGTAACCTAGGAGTGAATCAGGCCCAGGGAGACACCATCATTTTCATTGACAGTGATCTGGTGGTGACGGAGGTATTTCTCCAAGCCCACGCGGAAGGTTTACAACGGGGCAAAACACAATACAATTCGGATCGGGTTTTTACCTATGGAGCCGTGGTCAACACCTGCAACTTTGATGCGCCGGAATCTGAGCCCTATAAACTAACGGATTACTCCGCCGCTTTCTTTGCCACCGGCAACGTGGCGATCGCCAAGCAATGGTTACTAGAAGCAGGACTATTCGACACCGGCTTTCAACTGTACGGCTGGGAAGATTTGGAATTGGGGGTCAGACTGAAAAATTTAGGCTTAAAACTCGTTAAATGCCCCCGGGCAGTAGGTTACCACTGGCATCCTCCCTTTAGCCTGCAACAAATCCCCAAATTGATTGACCAAGAAGTACAACGGGGTCGCATGGGGGTTTTGTTCTACCAAAAACATCCCACCTGGGAAGTGCGGTTGATGATCCAAATGACTAGACTCCATTGGTTGCTGTGGGGATTACTTTCCTTGGGAGGGCGCTTGAATGAAAAAACAATGGCTCCCCTCCTCCAATGGTTCATTGACCATGGTCGACCCCAACTAGCCCTAGAAATTGCCCGAATTTTCCTCAATTGGTATAACGTCCAAGGGGTATATGCCGCCTTTGCAGAAAGCCAAAGCTCCCATTAA
- a CDS encoding thylakoid membrane photosystem I accumulation factor: MIMSVCLPWLARCRRFLLVTFAFAMLLLGIWGTLPPSLTNDGTAIAALEDDRYDGNIFVVYAGNGSLVPPRLNLKDSFERKLPVILVYYLDDSKDCKQYAFIVSRMQEFYGRAASIIPVSVDGIPDRKRFRRDEPGYYYSGEVPQTVILDKNGKKIFDAQGVLKFEVVDDVLRDLFDLLPRSESVELKQRTYNEFNSELVD; the protein is encoded by the coding sequence ATGATTATGTCTGTGTGTTTGCCTTGGCTGGCCCGTTGTCGCCGCTTTCTCCTAGTTACCTTTGCCTTTGCTATGCTACTGCTGGGAATCTGGGGCACTCTGCCTCCATCTCTCACCAACGACGGCACGGCGATCGCCGCTTTGGAAGATGACCGTTACGATGGCAACATTTTTGTCGTTTATGCTGGCAATGGTTCCCTTGTGCCGCCCCGCTTGAATTTGAAGGATTCCTTTGAGCGTAAGTTACCAGTTATTTTGGTTTACTACCTTGACGACAGTAAAGATTGCAAACAATATGCTTTCATCGTTTCCCGTATGCAGGAATTTTACGGCCGGGCCGCTAGCATTATCCCCGTATCCGTTGATGGTATTCCCGACCGAAAACGTTTCCGTCGAGATGAGCCCGGCTATTACTACAGCGGTGAGGTCCCCCAGACGGTAATCCTAGACAAAAACGGCAAAAAAATATTTGATGCCCAGGGCGTTCTGAAATTTGAAGTGGTGGATGATGTACTGCGGGATCTGTTTGATCTGTTGCCCCGGTCGGAGTCCGTTGAGCTTAAACAGCGCACCTACAACGAATTTAATAGCGAATTAGTTGATTAA